Proteins encoded within one genomic window of Granulicella pectinivorans:
- a CDS encoding LysE family translocator, which produces MQIFLSLLALMGVHMLAVASPGPGFISVIQTAVRNPRRIMFMHVFGLGLASAVWACSAIFGLQAIMVKMAGLYRAMQLAGGLYLMWIGFKSWRYANVPLPPPAGGGTELTVPQAIWRGFSTNIANPKVMVFYVSIFTAVLRPNMPGWVRALAVCITIFDNMALYGTLGSLIGTPKAQAGYLRMKSRIDRAAGTVMLGFGAKLVWSARRA; this is translated from the coding sequence ATGCAAATCTTTCTGTCCCTGCTCGCCCTCATGGGCGTTCATATGCTCGCCGTGGCGAGCCCCGGACCCGGCTTCATCTCGGTCATCCAGACCGCCGTCCGCAATCCCCGGCGCATCATGTTCATGCATGTCTTCGGCCTCGGCCTCGCCTCTGCCGTCTGGGCCTGCTCGGCCATCTTCGGATTGCAGGCCATCATGGTCAAAATGGCCGGTCTCTACCGCGCCATGCAGCTTGCCGGTGGTCTCTACCTCATGTGGATCGGCTTCAAATCCTGGCGGTACGCCAACGTCCCCCTGCCTCCACCGGCCGGCGGCGGCACGGAACTCACCGTGCCCCAGGCCATCTGGCGCGGCTTCAGCACCAACATCGCCAACCCCAAGGTGATGGTCTTCTACGTCAGCATCTTTACCGCCGTGCTTCGTCCCAACATGCCCGGCTGGGTGCGCGCCCTGGCGGTCTGCATCACCATCTTCGACAATATGGCCCTCTATGGAACCCTCGGATCCCTCATCGGAACCCCCAAAGCCCAGGCCGGCTACCTCCGAATGAAGTCCCGGATCGACCGCGCCGCCGGCACCGTCATGCTCGGTTTTGGTGCCAAATTGGTCTGGAGTGCCCGCCGCGCCTAA
- a CDS encoding YceI family protein: MKMHLPLSALTLLLAGTAFAQRQTLAVQPDASAVSFSLGATDHATKGNFHVEKGTVTFDPKTSAMEGLVVVAAGSGKTGNDSRDKKMTKEVLDAAHFAEVTFAPASFQGKIAPAGDSTIQVTGTFTLHGTPHPMTVPMQIHIDGASFKGQTHFVVPYVQWGLKDPSIFILKVAKEVEVDLTLAGTLDAAH, translated from the coding sequence ATGAAGATGCATCTCCCTCTCTCCGCCCTCACCCTCCTCCTCGCGGGCACCGCCTTCGCGCAGCGCCAGACGCTCGCCGTCCAGCCGGATGCCAGCGCGGTCAGCTTCTCGCTCGGCGCGACCGACCACGCCACGAAGGGCAACTTCCATGTGGAGAAGGGAACCGTCACCTTCGACCCAAAGACCTCCGCGATGGAGGGCCTCGTAGTCGTAGCCGCTGGAAGCGGAAAGACCGGCAACGACAGCCGCGACAAGAAGATGACCAAGGAGGTACTCGACGCAGCCCACTTCGCGGAGGTCACCTTCGCCCCCGCGTCCTTCCAGGGAAAGATCGCCCCCGCCGGCGACTCGACGATCCAGGTGACCGGCACCTTCACCCTGCACGGAACCCCGCACCCGATGACCGTCCCCATGCAGATTCACATCGATGGTGCGTCCTTCAAGGGCCAAACCCATTTCGTCGTGCCCTATGTGCAGTGGGGCTTGAAGGATCCCAGTATCTTCATCCTGAAGGTCGCCAAAGAAGTGGAGGTCGATCTGACGCTAGCGGGCACACTCGACGCTGCGCACTAA
- a CDS encoding aldo/keto reductase: MLPLTSRRDFLRHTAKGVSVAMLARSPIARAALIEPEPLAAKFHAHDDIVLGNTGIRTSRLAMGSGTHGSGGHSNQTRLGMSAFSSLMVEGYHENGLRFFDAADQYGSHPYVAAALKELPRDKVTVMTKTNARTPEGVRADLDRFRRELGIEHIDIVLLHCMTEPDWDTKYGGCMDVLSEAKAKGVIRAHGVSCHSLSALRAAAKSPWVEIDLARLNPIGSNMDAGPETIVPILQQMKADGKGVIGMKILGQGDLREKPAEAIRYALGTGVLDAFTIGAESQNEQNNLVQRIAAA; this comes from the coding sequence ATGCTCCCTCTGACCAGCCGTAGAGACTTTCTCCGTCACACCGCGAAGGGTGTCAGTGTTGCGATGTTGGCGCGCTCCCCGATTGCCCGCGCCGCGCTGATTGAGCCGGAACCGCTTGCTGCGAAGTTTCATGCGCACGACGACATCGTGCTGGGCAATACGGGCATTCGGACCAGCCGCCTGGCGATGGGGTCGGGGACGCATGGGTCGGGCGGCCACTCCAACCAGACGCGGCTGGGGATGTCGGCGTTCTCAAGTTTGATGGTCGAGGGGTATCACGAGAATGGGCTGCGGTTCTTCGATGCGGCCGACCAGTATGGGTCGCATCCTTATGTCGCCGCTGCACTGAAGGAGCTTCCGCGCGACAAGGTGACCGTGATGACCAAGACCAATGCGCGGACGCCGGAGGGTGTGCGGGCCGACCTGGACCGGTTCCGTCGGGAGCTGGGGATTGAGCATATCGACATTGTGCTGCTGCACTGCATGACGGAGCCGGACTGGGATACGAAGTATGGCGGGTGCATGGATGTGCTGTCGGAGGCGAAGGCCAAGGGCGTGATTCGGGCGCATGGCGTTTCGTGCCACTCGCTGTCGGCGCTGCGGGCGGCGGCGAAGAGTCCGTGGGTGGAGATCGATCTGGCTAGGCTGAATCCGATCGGGTCGAACATGGACGCGGGGCCAGAGACGATTGTGCCGATTCTGCAGCAGATGAAGGCGGACGGCAAAGGCGTGATCGGGATGAAGATTCTGGGACAGGGCGACCTGCGGGAGAAGCCCGCGGAGGCGATTCGGTATGCGCTGGGGACGGGTGTGCTGGATGCGTTTACGATTGGGGCGGAGAGCCAGAATGAGCAGAACAATCTTGTGCAGAGGATTGCGGCTGCGTGA
- a CDS encoding glycosyltransferase family 9 protein, which yields MGVAGAVKSVGLSAVAAVERVLRGTRMKPDPAAARNVLVLEYRLPLGCCVHQTPFYEAMKLRRPDVSITVATRGLGADFLRHHPFVDHVISTSSDGLKDPRAAAREVRAQLAAKQIRPDCILTGFWDSRTVMAVMAMLTAPVWRGGYTLAPELFQKPLQRDRSLSQIGLALKLAKLMGAETSHLEPRVFFSAADQSAAQALLAAANPTGKPLVVMVTQGSGGQSTGWKDERNVQVIRYITETLGFALVFVGTPGDTARIETLREAAGGAGTSVAGKTTVTELAALLAMSDWVVSIDTGTMHVGRAVGVPMVVLGPSWQAPEEWMPLGFDHIKVMRGEDKPHDPPGPPGYQLDEIQADWVTTALDRLIQAYPASSEARASRIARGLSTVDHR from the coding sequence TTGGGTGTTGCTGGAGCGGTGAAGTCGGTGGGACTGTCTGCGGTGGCGGCAGTGGAACGTGTTTTGCGTGGCACTCGCATGAAGCCGGATCCCGCCGCCGCCCGCAATGTCCTCGTCCTGGAGTACCGCCTGCCCCTCGGATGCTGCGTCCACCAGACGCCGTTCTACGAGGCCATGAAGCTGCGCCGTCCCGACGTCTCGATCACCGTCGCCACACGAGGCCTTGGTGCGGACTTCCTGCGCCATCATCCCTTCGTCGATCACGTTATCTCCACCTCGTCCGATGGCCTGAAAGACCCGCGCGCCGCTGCCCGCGAGGTGCGTGCCCAGTTGGCCGCGAAACAGATTCGCCCGGACTGCATCCTCACCGGCTTCTGGGACTCCCGCACTGTGATGGCCGTGATGGCGATGCTGACCGCCCCGGTCTGGCGTGGCGGCTATACCCTCGCCCCGGAGCTCTTTCAAAAGCCGCTCCAGCGCGACCGCTCCCTCAGCCAGATCGGCCTTGCCCTTAAGCTCGCAAAGCTCATGGGAGCAGAAACATCGCATCTCGAGCCGCGCGTCTTCTTCTCCGCAGCCGACCAGTCAGCCGCCCAGGCCTTGCTTGCCGCTGCGAACCCCACCGGTAAGCCCCTGGTCGTCATGGTTACCCAGGGAAGCGGCGGCCAAAGCACCGGATGGAAGGACGAGCGCAACGTCCAGGTCATCCGCTACATCACTGAAACCCTCGGATTCGCCCTGGTCTTCGTCGGCACCCCCGGCGATACCGCCCGCATCGAAACACTCCGCGAAGCCGCAGGCGGTGCCGGCACCTCGGTAGCCGGCAAAACAACGGTTACAGAGCTAGCCGCATTGCTAGCGATGAGCGATTGGGTCGTCTCCATCGACACCGGCACCATGCACGTCGGACGCGCCGTAGGTGTTCCCATGGTCGTCCTCGGCCCGTCGTGGCAGGCTCCCGAAGAGTGGATGCCGCTCGGCTTCGACCACATCAAGGTGATGCGCGGCGAAGACAAACCCCATGATCCTCCCGGCCCTCCGGGCTATCAACTCGATGAGATTCAAGCGGACTGGGTAACCACAGCACTCGACAGACTCATCCAGGCCTACCCCGCATCCTCTGAAGCCCGCGCATCCCGTATCGCACGTGGCCTCTCAACAGTGGACCACCGCTAA
- a CDS encoding glycosyltransferase, translating into MSEPEAALREARPLFIAEIEQLGGAERSFLALSGWLQRRGLPHYFLTYRDGCQIAQYATHPVEVVALEPVGGVRAKVAALKQHFAARGESPLKPLLSGYQPALHATLAGLRGTHCIMHDSVSLFGDESVRTLKGRIRMAVSNAIIGWGLRSGGKTIVTSEFLRAECLKDFGVHAEIARMGGFGRSGAPVVRPVEGELRMLSVCRIEGNKRIDWILRSLAALEMGAMRLSSRVNWQLDLAGKGPLLGELTQMAAELGIADRVHFHGFVPDAELAVMYDRAHLFLMPAIQGYGIPAVEALQRGIPVLLHRESGVSDLLLDTPWATVLFGDESSMLPAMTEAIGKVMRGAHHSVTLPALPTEDEWAERVAELCGWV; encoded by the coding sequence ATGAGCGAGCCGGAGGCAGCCCTTAGGGAGGCACGGCCTCTCTTTATCGCCGAGATCGAGCAGCTTGGCGGTGCGGAACGCAGCTTCCTGGCACTCTCGGGATGGCTGCAGCGGCGCGGGCTTCCGCACTATTTTCTGACGTATCGCGATGGCTGCCAGATCGCCCAGTACGCTACCCACCCGGTGGAGGTGGTGGCGTTGGAGCCCGTGGGTGGAGTGCGGGCCAAGGTGGCTGCGCTGAAGCAGCACTTTGCGGCGCGTGGTGAATCGCCGCTGAAGCCCCTGCTGAGCGGATACCAGCCGGCTCTGCATGCGACGCTGGCCGGGTTGCGGGGGACGCACTGCATCATGCATGACAGCGTTTCGCTGTTTGGGGATGAGAGCGTGCGTACGCTCAAGGGAAGGATCCGGATGGCGGTGTCGAACGCCATTATCGGGTGGGGGCTGCGGAGTGGGGGGAAGACGATCGTCACGAGCGAGTTTCTGCGGGCGGAGTGCCTGAAGGACTTCGGCGTGCACGCCGAGATTGCGCGGATGGGCGGGTTTGGCAGGAGTGGAGCGCCGGTCGTGCGGCCTGTGGAGGGCGAGTTGCGGATGCTCTCGGTGTGCCGGATTGAAGGGAATAAACGGATCGACTGGATTCTGCGGTCGCTCGCCGCGCTGGAGATGGGGGCGATGCGGTTGTCCTCGCGGGTGAACTGGCAGCTCGACCTTGCGGGTAAGGGGCCTCTGCTGGGAGAGCTTACGCAGATGGCCGCGGAGCTTGGCATCGCGGACCGCGTTCACTTTCACGGATTCGTCCCGGATGCGGAGCTGGCGGTGATGTATGACCGTGCACATCTGTTCCTGATGCCGGCGATCCAGGGGTATGGGATACCGGCTGTCGAGGCTCTGCAACGAGGAATTCCGGTGTTGCTGCATCGGGAGTCGGGGGTGAGCGATCTTCTGCTAGATACTCCGTGGGCTACGGTGCTGTTTGGAGACGAAAGCTCGATGCTGCCTGCGATGACGGAGGCGATCGGCAAGGTGATGCGCGGGGCGCATCATAGTGTGACTTTGCCTGCGCTGCCGACGGAGGATGAGTGGGCGGAACGGGTGGCTGAGCTTTGCGGGTGGGTTTAG
- a CDS encoding two-component system sensor histidine kinase NtrB, with the protein MAVSVSSTSTIRRALGYPCALALPWLAVMGTQRFTVLHDTPLALSFVAVAIVGLLFTLVPSLLAVAVTVVVYNYQILEPVGHFSLGVQPLLRCGIILSIGLLLVGFGERRRRVSERWWATLQSLQGHTDALAQAQQGSNSAAWMFDAKTRRTYWYPGGKEIFGRSLEEISAIGSPNMFVLEEDRNAIAEAAKRTSTTGAPFHVTFRVPWPNGEIHWLEANGVPMPGDPMTWRGVTTDITDRKLTETALVRAEKLAAAGRLASCIAHELNNPLTAVTNLIYLAKSKAVDADALLYLASAERELRRLAEISSQTLRFHRQSVDPAASDLAEVLGDVLDFYAGRCAQAGIQVKLESSGNCSLVCWQTELRQVLSTLVRNAIDAMPNGGTLRVRVGPTTAWRDGAASLRVTIADTGFGMSPAVQRQLFEPFFTTKADVGAGLGLWVASGIVERHRGRLSVRSATDPQRSGSVFRLVLPCAEVEQQQRTADVEELDVDHQAMR; encoded by the coding sequence ATGGCGGTATCAGTCTCCAGTACGTCGACCATAAGGCGCGCCCTCGGCTATCCGTGCGCGCTTGCGCTTCCTTGGCTCGCGGTCATGGGGACGCAGCGGTTCACGGTGCTGCACGATACTCCTCTGGCGCTCAGCTTCGTCGCCGTCGCCATCGTGGGTTTGTTGTTCACTCTTGTACCCTCCCTGCTTGCGGTGGCAGTCACTGTGGTGGTCTACAACTATCAGATCCTGGAACCGGTGGGGCACTTCTCGCTGGGGGTGCAGCCTCTGCTACGGTGCGGGATTATTCTCTCGATCGGTCTCCTGCTGGTGGGATTTGGTGAGCGGAGACGCAGGGTCTCCGAGCGGTGGTGGGCGACGCTTCAGTCGCTGCAAGGGCACACCGATGCCCTTGCTCAGGCGCAGCAGGGCAGCAACTCGGCGGCATGGATGTTCGATGCGAAGACGCGTCGGACCTATTGGTATCCCGGCGGCAAAGAGATCTTCGGACGCTCACTCGAGGAGATATCGGCGATCGGCTCTCCCAACATGTTCGTATTGGAAGAGGACCGAAACGCGATCGCCGAGGCCGCAAAGAGGACGTCGACGACAGGGGCCCCGTTTCATGTTACGTTTCGCGTCCCTTGGCCAAATGGAGAGATTCACTGGCTGGAGGCCAACGGGGTGCCGATGCCTGGGGATCCTATGACCTGGCGCGGTGTGACGACGGACATCACCGATCGCAAGTTGACCGAAACGGCTCTTGTTCGCGCTGAGAAGCTCGCTGCGGCCGGGCGATTAGCCTCCTGCATCGCCCATGAGTTGAACAATCCCCTGACGGCGGTCACGAACCTGATCTATCTCGCGAAGAGCAAGGCGGTGGATGCCGACGCGTTGCTCTACCTGGCCAGTGCTGAGAGAGAATTGCGCCGGCTTGCGGAGATATCCAGCCAGACACTGCGGTTTCATCGGCAATCTGTCGATCCGGCAGCGTCGGACCTCGCGGAGGTTCTTGGTGATGTCCTGGACTTCTATGCCGGCAGGTGCGCGCAGGCCGGAATTCAGGTAAAGCTCGAGTCGTCGGGCAACTGCTCCCTCGTCTGCTGGCAGACCGAGCTTCGGCAGGTCCTCAGCACTCTGGTCCGCAACGCCATAGACGCCATGCCGAACGGCGGTACGCTCCGGGTGAGGGTCGGTCCAACCACAGCGTGGAGGGACGGTGCTGCATCTCTGCGGGTCACAATCGCCGACACCGGATTCGGGATGTCGCCCGCAGTCCAACGCCAGCTCTTCGAACCCTTCTTTACAACCAAAGCGGATGTCGGCGCAGGCCTCGGCCTTTGGGTCGCATCCGGAATCGTCGAACGTCACCGCGGAAGGCTCAGCGTGCGTAGCGCGACGGACCCGCAACGGTCGGGCTCTGTATTCCGCCTTGTCCTGCCATGCGCGGAGGTCGAGCAGCAGCAGCGTACAGCGGATGTGGAGGAGCTTGACGTCGATCATCAGGCCATGCGTTGA
- the miaB gene encoding tRNA (N6-isopentenyl adenosine(37)-C2)-methylthiotransferase MiaB: MSKTFYIETFGCQMNAHDSEKVIGTLEHEGYLRVEDEAEAGLILYNTCSIRDKAEQKVFHRLNEYKRMQGEGKKFAVIGCVAQQEGTRIFDKAPYVSLVSGSASYRNLPQMLARLEAGENRITGLDDRQTDETFETEFVARTNPHRGYITIIEGCDKFCAYCVVPYTRGKERSRAANSVIDEAIRIADQGFTEIQLLGQNVNSYNDPSAKMTFAELLAAVGSVPGIKRVRFTTSHPRDFTKDIVDAIDAVPTLCDHVHLPVQSGSTAVLKAMNREYTRDWYLERISWIKAAKRDISMTSDIIVGFPGETEQDLEDTATLLEEVGYDQVFAFKYSPRPNTPAVTLADSIPDEVKVARLQVILERQRAIQKASYQRHLGEVMEVMVEGHNHQRGQVTGRSSQNKTVNFTVTDPILPATGSYRTVKITQTFPNSLVGEAVRVN, from the coding sequence GTGAGCAAGACTTTTTATATCGAAACATTCGGCTGTCAGATGAACGCCCACGATTCCGAGAAGGTCATCGGAACCCTGGAGCATGAAGGCTACCTGCGCGTCGAGGACGAGGCCGAAGCCGGCTTGATCCTCTACAACACCTGCTCCATCCGCGATAAGGCCGAGCAAAAGGTCTTCCACCGGCTCAATGAGTACAAGCGGATGCAGGGCGAGGGCAAGAAGTTCGCCGTGATCGGTTGCGTCGCCCAGCAGGAAGGCACCAGGATCTTCGACAAGGCGCCGTACGTCTCGCTCGTCTCGGGCTCCGCCTCCTACCGCAATCTGCCACAGATGCTCGCGCGCCTCGAAGCCGGCGAAAACCGGATCACCGGCCTCGACGACCGTCAGACCGACGAGACCTTCGAGACCGAGTTCGTCGCTCGTACCAATCCGCATCGCGGCTACATCACCATCATCGAAGGCTGCGATAAGTTCTGCGCCTACTGCGTCGTCCCGTACACACGCGGCAAGGAGCGCTCACGCGCCGCGAACTCCGTCATCGACGAGGCGATCCGCATCGCCGACCAGGGCTTCACCGAGATCCAGCTCCTCGGTCAGAACGTCAACTCCTACAACGACCCCTCCGCCAAGATGACCTTCGCCGAACTCCTCGCCGCCGTGGGCAGCGTTCCCGGTATCAAGCGTGTCCGTTTCACCACCTCGCACCCGCGCGACTTCACCAAGGACATCGTCGACGCCATCGATGCCGTCCCGACCCTCTGCGATCACGTCCATCTTCCCGTCCAGAGCGGCTCGACCGCCGTCCTCAAGGCCATGAATCGCGAGTACACCCGCGATTGGTACCTGGAGCGCATTAGCTGGATCAAGGCCGCGAAGCGTGACATCAGCATGACCTCCGACATCATCGTCGGCTTCCCCGGCGAGACCGAGCAGGACCTCGAAGACACCGCGACCCTCCTCGAAGAGGTCGGCTACGATCAGGTCTTCGCCTTCAAGTACTCTCCGCGCCCCAACACCCCCGCCGTCACCCTCGCCGATTCCATCCCCGACGAGGTCAAGGTCGCTCGCCTTCAAGTAATTCTTGAACGCCAGCGAGCCATCCAGAAGGCCAGCTATCAGAGGCACTTGGGCGAGGTCATGGAGGTGATGGTTGAGGGCCACAACCATCAGCGCGGTCAGGTCACCGGACGCAGCTCCCAGAACAAAACCGTCAACTTCACTGTGACCGACCCCATCCTCCCGGCGACCGGCAGCTACCGCACCGTAAAGATCACGCAGACCTTTCCCAACAGCCTCGTAGGCGAGGCAGTGAGGGTCAACTAA
- the aroA gene encoding 3-phosphoshikimate 1-carboxyvinyltransferase has translation MSTQIVRPARTLQGSLTLPGDKSISHRYGMLAGIAAGTTRLVNFSTGADPHSTLGCMEALGAIVEKGERGTVTVTGTGGVFTAPSAPLDCGNSGSTMRMLSGLIAPHAGTYTLIGDESLTPRPMERIRKPLSMMGAEMHLTEGHAPITIHGRPLKAIDFDTPIPSAQVKTAVLFAGFQADGTTTLSEAIRTRDHSEHALKAFGATLTRTGDRLAIPGGQRLTAIPELVVPGDLSSAAFFLCAALLFEDSNLVLDSLGMNPTRSALLDVIVALGGKIKVLNVEEHNGEMIGTIQVNRAPGGLKSVDITGALSAQLIDELPVIAAIAPYTTGGIRIRDAKELRIKESDRIALVAKNLKAMGAQFTEFEDGLDIPGNQTLHGATIDSGLDHRIAMAFSIAALRATSDTEIDGAEAAAVSFPEFFAQLETLCPR, from the coding sequence ATGTCTACCCAGATCGTACGTCCCGCCCGCACCCTGCAAGGCTCCCTCACCCTTCCCGGCGATAAGTCTATCTCGCACCGTTACGGCATGCTCGCCGGCATTGCCGCCGGCACGACACGCCTCGTGAACTTTTCTACGGGCGCTGACCCGCATTCGACGCTTGGCTGCATGGAGGCGCTGGGCGCTATCGTGGAAAAAGGTGAGCGCGGCACCGTGACCGTGACCGGTACCGGCGGCGTGTTTACCGCACCTTCCGCGCCACTGGATTGCGGGAACTCGGGCTCGACGATGCGGATGCTGTCGGGATTGATTGCTCCGCATGCGGGGACGTATACGCTGATCGGCGATGAGTCGCTGACGCCGCGTCCGATGGAGCGGATCCGCAAGCCGCTTTCGATGATGGGCGCGGAGATGCACCTGACCGAGGGACATGCGCCGATTACGATCCACGGACGACCGCTGAAGGCGATCGACTTCGATACGCCAATTCCCTCCGCGCAGGTGAAGACGGCGGTGCTGTTCGCGGGCTTCCAGGCGGACGGGACGACTACGCTGTCGGAGGCAATTCGTACGCGCGACCACTCCGAGCATGCGTTGAAGGCCTTTGGGGCGACGCTGACGCGGACGGGGGATCGACTGGCGATTCCAGGTGGGCAGAGGCTGACGGCGATTCCGGAGCTGGTGGTGCCGGGCGATCTTTCTTCGGCGGCGTTCTTTTTGTGCGCGGCTCTGCTGTTCGAGGACTCGAACCTGGTGCTGGACTCGCTGGGGATGAATCCTACGCGTTCGGCTCTGCTGGACGTGATCGTCGCGCTGGGCGGCAAGATCAAGGTGCTGAATGTGGAAGAGCACAACGGCGAGATGATCGGCACGATCCAGGTGAATCGCGCTCCGGGTGGGTTGAAAAGCGTCGACATTACGGGTGCGCTTTCGGCACAGTTGATCGATGAACTGCCGGTGATTGCGGCGATCGCTCCCTACACGACCGGGGGGATTCGGATTCGCGATGCGAAGGAGCTGCGGATCAAGGAATCGGACCGCATTGCGCTGGTTGCGAAGAACCTGAAGGCGATGGGCGCGCAGTTCACGGAGTTCGAGGACGGGCTGGATATTCCCGGGAACCAGACCCTGCATGGCGCGACGATCGACTCGGGGCTGGATCACCGGATCGCGATGGCGTTCTCGATCGCGGCTTTGCGGGCGACGAGCGACACGGAGATCGACGGAGCCGAGGCGGCGGCGGTGAGCTTTCCGGAGTTCTTCGCGCAGCTTGAGACGCTTTGTCCACGGTAG
- a CDS encoding bifunctional nuclease family protein: protein MPIEEVEMQIRGLMMDPVTNMPIVVLKDIASDQVLPIWVGLFEANAIALELEKTATPRPMTHDLLRNFARGLNARVEKVVVSELRQDTFYAVIWMDHAGERVTIDARPSDAIALALRSDCPIYVARDVLNRSRQVADGAGNINAEELRKWLENLNDDEMGRYKM from the coding sequence ATGCCCATCGAAGAAGTCGAGATGCAGATTCGCGGTCTCATGATGGACCCCGTCACCAACATGCCCATCGTGGTCCTCAAGGATATCGCCAGCGACCAGGTCCTGCCCATCTGGGTCGGCCTCTTCGAGGCCAACGCCATCGCTCTCGAGCTCGAAAAAACGGCGACGCCACGCCCCATGACCCACGACCTCCTCCGCAACTTCGCCCGAGGCCTCAACGCCCGCGTGGAAAAGGTCGTCGTCAGCGAACTCCGTCAGGACACCTTCTACGCCGTTATCTGGATGGACCACGCCGGTGAGCGCGTCACCATCGACGCCCGCCCCTCCGACGCTATCGCCCTGGCCCTCCGCTCCGACTGCCCCATCTACGTAGCCCGCGACGTCCTCAACCGCTCCCGCCAGGTAGCCGACGGAGCAGGGAACATCAACGCCGAAGAGCTCCGCAAGTGGCTCGAAAACCTGAACGACGACGAGATGGGCCGTTACAAGATGTAA